From Desulfovibrio intestinalis, one genomic window encodes:
- the pbpC gene encoding penicillin-binding protein 1C, protein MLKRVSCSVSRRSNWWLLLLPVMVFVVFMLWPQLTPCRHPLDDISFSRVIRDSKGGLMRLSLSKDQKYRVYTRLADIPPAAVDAVLRYEDRYYWQHPGVNALALARAAFGLLTGKRLMGGSTITMQVARLTYGLETGKIGAKLRQILLAVQLEWNFSKEEILEAYFNLAPYGGNVEGLGAASIVYFHKAPGELTPGESMALMLVPQNPVQRRPAQDNANFTAALFRLESSWHGRKEHAPLRVFGASDLPFAVPHLSTELLQQQGDNQLRTTIDPASQKKIERHLRLFTARQHSYGLTNGAALLVHWPSMEVRALVGSADFFSNDIMGQMDGTRARRSPGSTLKPFIYALALDQGLIHPLTLLADTPRSFSGYDPENYDGSFRGPIGAADALRTSRNVPAIALAARLKNPNFYGFLRNAGVEFLSDENHYGLSLVLGGAEVTMRELAGLYAMLANKGVWRPLRVLHATGREDTALPLLSPEAAFVTLSMLEDGDPDHQIRSQGGTVLPLRLKTGTSNGFRDAWAAGIVGPYALVVWLGNFDNKPNPLLVGAISAVPLFSQIARELAASEPMQDYFAKPNHGLNLENIEVCAATGDLDTSLCADTAKTWFIPGVSPLAPSGVFRSILVDKATGLRACMPQEGRTEIQSWEFWPTELAQMFARAGMPKPEPPPFMPECERKDIVAGSPPHIVQPKDGLVYRLSLSNKGNESVAFIAHAEAGVKNLHWFVNGSYLGSRAPGEIILWKAVPGDAEVRVVDDAGRAAQKRLRVRAAQ, encoded by the coding sequence GTGTTAAAGCGCGTCTCTTGTTCTGTATCCCGCCGTAGTAACTGGTGGCTGCTGCTACTGCCTGTTATGGTATTCGTTGTTTTTATGCTCTGGCCGCAATTAACGCCTTGCCGCCATCCTTTGGATGATATCAGCTTTTCGCGCGTCATACGTGACAGCAAGGGCGGCCTTATGCGCCTGAGCCTGTCTAAAGATCAAAAGTATCGTGTGTACACCCGGCTTGCTGATATTCCCCCTGCGGCAGTAGATGCCGTGCTGCGCTATGAGGATCGCTATTATTGGCAACATCCAGGGGTTAATGCTCTGGCGCTTGCACGCGCGGCCTTTGGTCTTCTCACAGGAAAACGCCTCATGGGCGGGTCTACCATAACGATGCAGGTGGCTCGACTCACATATGGATTGGAAACCGGAAAAATCGGAGCCAAGCTGCGCCAAATACTGTTGGCAGTTCAACTGGAATGGAATTTCAGTAAGGAAGAAATTCTTGAGGCTTATTTTAATCTAGCCCCGTATGGCGGCAACGTAGAAGGGCTTGGCGCGGCGTCCATCGTGTATTTTCATAAAGCTCCTGGGGAGTTAACGCCCGGCGAAAGCATGGCTCTCATGCTGGTGCCGCAAAACCCTGTTCAGCGACGCCCAGCGCAGGATAATGCGAACTTTACAGCTGCTCTGTTCAGGCTGGAATCTTCTTGGCACGGCCGCAAAGAACACGCACCGCTACGAGTATTTGGCGCAAGTGATCTGCCTTTTGCCGTCCCGCACCTGAGCACAGAACTTTTGCAGCAACAAGGCGACAACCAACTGCGCACAACTATTGACCCTGCTAGCCAGAAGAAAATTGAACGCCATTTGCGCCTGTTTACTGCCAGACAGCATTCGTATGGACTCACTAACGGCGCGGCGCTGTTGGTGCATTGGCCCAGTATGGAAGTACGCGCACTTGTCGGTTCTGCAGATTTTTTCAGCAATGACATTATGGGACAAATGGACGGCACACGCGCTCGGCGTTCACCTGGTTCGACGCTCAAACCTTTTATTTATGCTTTAGCTCTGGATCAAGGGCTGATCCACCCACTAACACTTCTTGCCGACACACCGCGCAGCTTTTCCGGCTATGATCCTGAAAACTACGATGGCAGTTTTCGCGGCCCTATTGGTGCGGCTGATGCCCTGAGGACAAGCCGCAACGTGCCAGCCATCGCCTTGGCTGCACGGTTAAAAAATCCTAATTTTTACGGGTTTTTGCGAAACGCCGGTGTAGAGTTTTTATCTGATGAAAACCACTACGGGCTTAGCCTTGTGCTCGGCGGGGCGGAAGTAACCATGCGGGAACTTGCGGGCCTTTATGCCATGCTGGCCAACAAGGGCGTGTGGCGGCCACTGCGAGTTTTGCATGCTACAGGCCGCGAGGATACGGCTTTGCCCTTGCTGTCGCCGGAAGCCGCTTTTGTCACACTTTCAATGCTGGAAGACGGCGACCCAGATCATCAGATACGCTCGCAAGGGGGCACAGTGCTCCCGCTCCGCCTCAAGACAGGCACATCCAATGGCTTTCGTGATGCCTGGGCCGCAGGCATTGTAGGCCCGTATGCGCTTGTGGTCTGGCTGGGAAATTTTGACAACAAGCCAAATCCACTTTTAGTGGGGGCAATTTCGGCAGTGCCCCTGTTTTCTCAAATAGCGCGCGAATTGGCCGCCTCTGAACCAATGCAAGACTATTTTGCCAAACCAAATCACGGCTTGAATCTGGAAAATATTGAAGTTTGTGCAGCAACGGGTGATCTGGATACCTCACTTTGCGCAGATACGGCAAAAACTTGGTTCATACCCGGAGTTTCGCCTCTTGCGCCATCAGGAGTGTTCCGGTCCATACTTGTAGATAAAGCAACCGGACTGCGGGCCTGTATGCCGCAGGAAGGCCGGACTGAAATACAGTCATGGGAATTTTGGCCTACGGAGCTCGCGCAAATGTTTGCTCGGGCAGGTATGCCCAAACCAGAGCCGCCGCCGTTTATGCCAGAATGCGAACGCAAGGATATTGTGGCAGGAAGTCCTCCACACATTGTTCAGCCCAAGGATGGCTTGGTCTACAGACTGAGTTTGAGCAATAAAGGAAACGAAAGTGTGGCATTTATTGCCCATGCGGAAGCTGGAGTGAAAAACCTGCACTGGTTCGTCAATGGGAGTTACCTTGGCAGCAGGGCTCCCGGTGAGATCATTTTGTGGAAGGCAGTGCCAGGTGATGCCGAAGTTCGTGTGGTGGATGATGCCGGGCGTGCGGCCCAGAAGCGCCTGCGCGTACGAGCCGCACAGTAG